Below is a window of Humulus lupulus chromosome 9, drHumLupu1.1, whole genome shotgun sequence DNA.
TTAAGAATAGCTTTGGTTTCTATACTCTGATCGTCGCTATTTTCTTGATATTCTCGATAGTTCCTCAGTAGGCGGATCAAGGAGATGAAAAAACAGATGGTGGAAGTGGAACCAGATATAAGGTAGATACCCCAGAAGCTCTTGAGGCTTAACCTTTCTGCTTCTATGCTTGTTGATGAACATTTACCCGAAGGAGTCAAGTATTTCTTCTCCAGGTCTGTTATGTTTCCTTGTTGTAATAGCTTTAGAATGGCTTCTGAGATATCCCTGGTTATTGGAGACCCCTTCTGAAATACCTGCATATAATTTCCCAACAGTAATATTATGTTTCTTGAAGACataatagtgaaaaaaaaatgaaaaagtacaCAATTTTTGATGTAGTTATTACTCACAAAGCCTAATCCTCCAAATCTGTTGGCGCATGAACTGGAGGTGTATTGATTGCAGTGATTGTTGATAAAAACTTTCTCATATGGGACTTCAAGAAAACCAGCTGTTATATTATGTTCTTTGAACCTCTTTAAGTAATCATCTTCCTCTTTAACATCGTAGATAAATTCTGGCTTGAAGTGGAGCACATCTTCCAGGTATTTCCTTACAAATGAATTACCATAACAACCAACTGTCTTGTTGGTTTTCCTTAGCAAGTCAATATCTATATCTTGTTTGAGTTGTTTCACTGTAAGTGTAGATGAAAGGCTAGCAGTGTAGCTTGCGGTTAAGATGAATACCACAAATAACCACATGAAGACAGCTACTCTAGTGATGTTGCTATGAACTCTTTCCTCTGAAAAAAGTTAGAATTGTACTTGTTCTTATGAGCTTTAAACAAGATACATCATAAGAGCTTTACCTTAAGTGTGTTTGAGTTAACTTTGACATGAAAAATAGTGATTAATGTACTTACTTTGAGCAAAGAAGAGAGATGAACATGTGAACCAAAAGGCAGTGCCAATCTGGTTTTTCACAGTGCCACTAAACTCTGGATTTGTTGGATGCTCCAAGAACCAAATTACAAGCATAGTGTAAACCAAGATGATGAGGGTCATCACCCACATGTTCCTGGTGAAAGGCTTGGTGAACATCCATGCTGTCTCTTTGGAATTGATTGGAACTATCAGTTGAAGACCTGATtcagcaaatggctgagtgaattCAACTTTTCTTGCTCGCTCGACTAGAATGGTCATGTCGCCCACAATGGCATCATAAGTCTTTTATCAATTTTGATCACACATGCCAAACAAGCATATAGTTTCTATCAGAAAAGATTGATGTAATAAGAGAAAAGAAAAGCAGCACATAACACTCCATGCCAAACTTTAGCCTAAAAGagtatttttttctttaaaaaaaagcTCATGTAAGAAATAAGAAGTTTTAGGCTGATGGAATTCACTTACTTAAAATTCCAACCTTTGATAAAGTAGCTCAAAACTATAATAAACATATAGACAATTCTAGAATTCAGTCATAAAGGAGAGAACAATGATCATGACAGGACTTGCAAGATGTGAACTGTACCTTGTTATAGACAGCATCAATTAGTTCATCATATGAACCTGTGAAGGCTATAAATTGATATGGCGGCGGTTCATAATTCAAATATTGCAGCGCCTTTCTGAAAATTTGTATACAAAAACCATCATAGCCCTCATTTAAGTGCTTCATAGATGGATCAACAGTCACAAACTTGTTAAATTGGGTAACAGCAGGAACTGCAATCTtcagttttttgtgaatagtaggCATTGCCCAGCCCTTTGGTTTCCTATCAACTAAATTTCCAGGCCAGACAACCGAACAATTTAAGTCTTGGACAAGGCATTTAGAGAACCCATGTTTTTCTGTCCAAATATCTTGTTCTTTATACACTCCATTTTCCAAGGCTTGTTCCTTGCCTCCACTATCAACAACATTTACAATCCTCAATGTTTGATTAGG
It encodes the following:
- the LOC133801622 gene encoding glutamate receptor 2.7-like, coding for MFHVLVSFLLVTTYYVAQAQASASASHGEEIAKVGVMIDVHSRIGKEQKAAMEVAAQSFNNNSKNKNLSLYFEESTREPLRTASYAEKLIEEKNVDVIIGMESWEEAVIVGKVGKQSQVPVISLVAPSIIPPLMQLRWPFLISMANDASAEIKCIADLVCACHWRRVVVVYEDDEHGSSLGTLALLHEALRNVGSEIEYRLVLPPYSSLSDPKRAVSDELSKLSSVQSRAFIVLRSSLPMLTHLSREAKEAGLLETDSAWIMTESVTNLLDYADHSVISSMKGALGIKTYYSNDTSSYKDFHVQFQRTFLEENPGEATSNPGVYALRAYDSILAITQALERIAASNANEEKLIENILSANFEGLSGNVSFKDGKLLPNQTLRIVNVVDSGGKEQALENGVYKEQDIWTEKHGFSKCLVQDLNCSVVWPGNLVDRKPKGWAMPTIHKKLKIAVPAVTQFNKFVTVDPSMKHLNEGYDGFCIQIFRKALQYLNYEPPPYQFIAFTGSYDELIDAVYNKTYDAIVGDMTILVERARKVEFTQPFAESGLQLIVPINSKETAWMFTKPFTRNMWVMTLIILVYTMLVIWFLEHPTNPEFSGTVKNQIGTAFWFTCSSLFFAQKERVHSNITRVAVFMWLFVVFILTASYTASLSSTLTVKQLKQDIDIDLLRKTNKTVGCYGNSFVRKYLEDVLHFKPEFIYDVKEEDDYLKRFKEHNITAGFLEVPYEKVFINNHCNQYTSSSCANRFGGLGFVFQKGSPITRDISEAILKLLQQGNITDLEKKYLTPSGKCSSTSIEAERLSLKSFWGIYLISGSTSTICFFISLIRLLRNYREYQENSDDQSIETKAILNLARYFYDSRANNSQERVSTANTIVSSDDIPNLNEGSSSGSELIIPDSDTPQHLEITTV